ggtgtatgatgattctacgaatgtgggggctacgaaggtatacatagcgttgggtccgagttgggccgaagtaggatcgaggcggtacattgggccttattaggcgacacaccgtgtgtatgccgacatCGGGGCTTATAAAGGGGACGGTCAACGAGGTAAGACACAACCAAGGTACCTGAGCCAGGTTCTTATACAAAGTCCCCGAAAAAAAAAATCAGTCGCGAGTCACATCTCCTCATCACACGCACGGGAAACAGACCTACTACCCACCCTATCACTGCAGGAATTGTCCCGCCCAGCCCTTCCCACGGACTACTACGGCAATCTAGTGTCGTTTTCCCTTACAGACGAGGGATAAAGAGACAGGCTTACGGCCCACCCAGGGACCACAAAGGACCCATGTTTGACGTCTTGGACCCCAATTACCGTCAATTGCTCGCTCTTTATTGCACGCAAACCTCATCTGCTCCAATGTGATGTATGCACACGTGTCGCCATCGCCCATGATGGTTATGACGGAAGACGCGTCTTGGAGAAGCCGTCGGACCGGGGTGGTGTTTGCTAGCGTACCTGAAGGTTTTAGGTAGCGGTAGGGCGCGAGGCGTGTGCCGAGCCTGCGGTATCCAGTCACCCCGCCCCATACCTGCCGCTAGTATCCGGCCAGGCTCCCGATAGATGAAGAGACAGTCATCTACCTCGTCGGCGCGTTGTCGGTCCTGATGGCGCATCGAGTAATACGAGCATTTGTATGCATGCTTGTAGATAATATCAGCGATATCGGACTATCGTCTCTACTCACCTGGTTGCCAGTCGAAAAACCCAGGTATCGCAAATTGGATGCACCTCGGCAAGCAGCGGTTCAAGCAATGGGAAACTTGACCGTAGGGAAAAAACTCTGTCAAGTGCTCTGTATGACCTGCACAGATCAGGGAATAAACACATGTCAAATTCTTGAGCGGCAAGACCCATCGAGATTGCCAAACGGGCGCTATGTACCGAGGCTCCACTGGTTGCATCCATTTGTTTCTACTCTAAAATGTCCGTATATAGCCCGTTCGCCCACCTCTATCCGGTACCCTTGATTTCAAAGTAACACCATGAGTGTCCGGTGAAGCCAAAACGCCGGGCATCACGATGCCTGGTCCATCTGACCAACTCGCAAGCTATCAATGCCCTTTAAAATGCCATCAGCGACCTGGCCAACCTGCCCTTCTAGCGCACTGAAGTCAAGCTTGCTAATCGCGGCATTGATCTTCTCCGTGACCATTTCATCCTGCACCAGTTCCGCTGTAACTTGCCCTTCTGTCCTCCAGTATCCCTCTTTTACCCCCCTCAGTGCGGCATCGCGGTTCACAGAGTTTGTGAGCAGAGCTAAAGCGCTCATTTTATTGTGTGCCTCCTCCGCTGTCCGGCTCGTCATCTCGATTCGCTCGGCGATGGAAATGGGCTGTGCGAGCCAGCGGTTTGTGCTTGTAGCCCACAGCACAAACCCCAGGCCCGTATCTACTATCGCAAAGGTGATGTATCGCAAGAAGCGGACACGCCAATGTGCTGAGTCGAGGTCCTGGAACATCGTGGCTTGCTTGTTCAGCTTTATGTCGTATGTAGCCATGTGCCATACTTCCGCCACCATTAATAGCGACCCTGCGATTGTGGCGTGCGTGCGAAAGCGTGAGCCTTCGCTTCCGATCAGCGAAGATGTAGCGAGACCAAGGACGGCTAGGTGGAAGATGTGCGGTGTTACCATCTTTGGTAGAGAGTATAGGAAATAGTCTTGCTGGTGGGTCATACACCATATGCAGTTGAGTAGCGAGTCCGGGCCGTATGCGAGATAAAGCAGTCTATTGCGCACTCCACTGCTGAACTTCTCCCGCAGCGCATTATCCTCGTCGGTAAGTGGTCGCAGGTGTTTCAGTCGTGCGAATAGAACGCTCGTTTCCGTCCGAATATCGCTTTGAGTCTTGAGGAAGATGTTGTCGGGCGCAAAGCGCGAAAGCGAGAGGGTGAGGCACACGACGGCGCTCACAAACAGTATGTTGAGTGCATACTGGACTCTTGTCGGTATCGGTCGAATCGGCGCGTTTATTGAAGTGGCGCGCATGACATTTACCCAGTCAAAGACGCGGGGTATGAGGAAAGGACCGAAGAGGATGAGGATTGAGTGCACGTCTGAGGGCAGGAATGTGAGGCGCGGAATTACGACGTAGGAGATTACGAGGAGAACAATAGAGCGCAGGTTGAACATGATGGGCGCCGCGCTATCATGAGGAGTCTGGATTTGGACAAAGTTTGGACAAAGAGCGTGGTGGAAAGATCTGTGCTCGCATTGGCGAAAGTTGTGGGTGACGTGTGAGCGTCTCAGGAACAATGCACGAATGCACGTGTCAGCGAACGCGCTAACATACATTGAATGTTTCTTTCAAGTCGCTTCCCACATGCAGCTTCGACAGTCTCTTCCACATGACCATCTCAATGATATTCCCACTAAGTCTAAGATTGAAAATTCTTGCATCACTATTGTGTTGATGCTTGACTTGGAGAGGCCGTTCCACCAACACATACAATATAGTTACATGGCAATACAGTCGCTCCGCTAGCTAGCAAACATGATATGTTCAGATTGAATTAGTGTGAACGTATATCGCGGTATAGATCAGGCTGGCCCATCATCTATCTACATTCCGTTCCAATACTACCTTCCTTCTGACCAAATCCCAAAACTTCCGCAAAGAAAACGGCTGCCCATAAGCCCAGCCACGAAAAACAAGTCATCGAGACCGCAGAAAGAGCGTCTCGACCTCCGAAACCGTCATAATCCGATCCCAAAACTACCAAGTTGTTCGCCGCGCTGGACCTCTTTCACATGGCACAAAAGGAAAAGACCCTTGATGCGTGTGCTTGGGACGAGCTTGTCAAAAACTCCATGGACAAGGATTTGTGGGCCATGGCAGATTTTTTTCCAGAGAGAACCTGGCCTGCGACGGTGGCGTATCCCAAATTGCTAGCGTACGCGCGTTATGTGAATGGATTCTGAGTTAAGGTATGTACTCATACGCGATACGCAAAGAATGACATGAATGTTTCGACTCCAGAACACCAGCCTTGCCATCAAAACCCCATCATGGCTATATACTGCAAATTGCAGATTATCCGAGCCTGTGTGTCGCCTCGGAATCCCTCACTTCTTCACATATGATCCTCTTCCACAAATCTGCCATGAATTGGCCGCCTGTCATCATTTACACGCCTATTATCCCTTCCTGGAGACCCATGTAACGGGTATCTCGTTTCGTCGGAGAACGAGCGTGGGGTGTGTAATGGGGGCGTCGAAGGATCGGTAGGTCGTGGGTAGTATATTGGAACTTGCTGTTGTATAGAATCGTTCGGGGAATGTCGCGGTGTAACGGGAGTTGGGTACGAATACTGGCCCTCGGTGCCTGTCCCTGATTGTGCGTAGTGCATCTGTGGACTCCAACCAGCTGGGGGCGAGTTATGCATGGCATGTTCGTCTGGAGAGTACATCTCTGCATGAGGCGAGTGCGAATTGTGTCCTGCTTCGACGACAGGTGATGTGTAAGGCGGTGCGTTTCCGTACGACGGAGGACCTTGAGCGGGGTAGGACGAGTTGTACTCGTGGCTGAAGGAGTGTGAGTGTTGAGTATGGCCCGGGTAGTGTGCAAGGGCGATAGCGTCCGCTTGGTCGTGAATGGAAACGTACTTGCTAGCATCTGTCGTGGCAGGCATTTCATGCGGAACTGTAGTCGCAAGCTCAGctggtggcggcggcggtggtggttCATCGGCCTGTGCTTGCTTCTCCTTCAAAGCATTCTTGCGTCGATGTAGACAGAATAGTATCAGGCAGAGGATTATAATCAAAACCGCAAGACCTCCCACAACGCCTCCAGCGATAGCCCCCACGTTCGTCTTTTTTGAAGGTTTTGGTGATGGACTTGTCGTTGCCGAAGGGAGAGAGCGAGTAGCTGCTCTAGCTGTAAAACTAGGCTTCAGAGTAAAATAGGTTGCTAGATCGACATGGCCCCATGATGCAGGAGCGGTCTTGGTTGCGCCTCCAGTTGGCCTGCTCTAGTCAGCTTCAGTCGTTCTGCTTACGTGGGCGGAATAAAAAGCATACCCTCCACCAATTGCGGAAATAATGGGCGAGGGAACAACGTAGTCGTCGAGCTTTGGATCGAATTTGTCCCACAGTTTCCCCTCTCCCCCGTTGTATCCAAGAACCATATTATGCTGGCCTTGACCCGCCGGCGCATCACACTTGTCGTACAGAGGGAACCAACCACCTATGATTAGCATCTGAGCGCGGTTGATGACGTTCGCGCTACAGCCACCGTGGCCAACTTGAGACGGCGTGGAGTCGCTACCATCAAGAGGAAATACTTTGATCCATGTAAAGGACGGTATCGAAAGGATGTAGACATCGTCGAATCCAGGAGCTTCTGATGCACTAGCGCCGTACCCGCCATATAGATAGCTGTGAGATGTCAGCATTTCTCATTCGTGATAGACCCCATTCATCTACGATACTGATGCAGCTGACACTACGGCTTAAGGAAATCCATCTGTGAGTGTCTTCTCACATGATTGTCATCTTCCCACTTCCATCGTCTCTGATCAACGGAACTACAAGGTGGTATCACAATCGGCCAGAGTTCCTTGACACCGATGACACCCTTGACTCTGTGAAGTAACTTCGGTATACCCTTTGGTGCTTCTAATAAAAATGTGCAGGTAAACCAACTTACACGTTAAAAGACGATTGGTCATTTGGCCAGGTGACGTCCGCACAAAACTGTCGTCGTGCTGCAGGTACACTACCGGAAGCAGTCTGTCTGTACCATTTCGATGATGCCATGTCGTAGATGTGGATGATCTGCGCCTGTTAGCTATGTATGTTACGCGGCCTGTGTAACATACACTCATGTTTGCCTAGATAAAATGTCAATACACGGTCTGTATCAATAATGCGACCCAAACTTACTGCATTGTAGCTGCCATTGTGATACGGATCTTCGATGCCACCAAAGTAGATGAGTATGCCGCTATCCGACACTGGCAGAAATAGTAATTGTCCCTCGGCTCTGCCAGTATTACTATCATCTGGTCCGGTCATATTTTGCAGTTCGCCTGTGGACATGTCGAACTGAACCAGTCCATTTGTAGCCATTGGTGGTCCTTTCCAGCCCAGGGTCGTTTTGTTGCTGATCCAGCCGCCATAGT
This sequence is a window from Pyrenophora tritici-repentis strain M4 chromosome 4, whole genome shotgun sequence. Protein-coding genes within it:
- a CDS encoding putative cell wall anchored protein; protein product: MAYLLKGVLIVLSLITLSLSQQDDPVSGFCRRWGHTTAQVGSRLYVDGGMVGSVPFASNRTNPWLLYSDLNTSTVDAGMPMQYANLSKPGNIPSVSGGYTWSDNTNQCFYQFGGEYPDGVTPADYSMWTYDVILNTWNSTKTTGDKQFERVSFGAGTHVEQRGLGFYYGGWISNKTTLGWKGPPMATNGLVQFDMSTGELQNMTGPDDSNTGRAEGQLLFLPVSDSGILIYFGGIEDPYHNGSYNAANMSIIHIYDMASSKWYRQTASGSVPAARRQFCADVTWPNDQSSFNVYLYGGYGASASEAPGFDDVYILSIPSFTWIKVFPLDGSDSTPSQVGHGGCSANVINRAQMLIIGGWFPLYDKCDAPAGQGQHNMVLGYNGGEGKLWDKFDPKLDDYVVPSPIISAIGGGPTGGATKTAPASWGHVDLATYFTLKPSFTARAATRSLPSATTSPSPKPSKKTNVGAIAGGVVGGLAVLIIILCLILFCLHRRKNALKEKQAQADEPPPPPPPAELATTVPHEMPATTDASKYVSIHDQADAIALAHYPGHTQHSHSFSHEYNSSYPAQGPPSYGNAPPYTSPVVEAGHNSHSPHAEMYSPDEHAMHNSPPAGWSPQMHYAQSGTGTEGQYSYPTPVTPRHSPNDSIQQQVPIYYPRPTDPSTPPLHTPRSFSDETRYPLHGSPGRDNRRVNDDRRPIHGRFVEEDHM